Genomic segment of Macrobrachium rosenbergii isolate ZJJX-2024 chromosome 19, ASM4041242v1, whole genome shotgun sequence:
TTGTAGTCTGATAAACTGCTCAGATACATCTACTTTGAGAATGCGTTGCTTCCACCTCACCATGAAAGTTATGAATGTTTGCTCTTGTGGCAACTTAGAGCCTGGGAATCTGTCCACTCTTGTACTGTAATCACTGtattctttccttattttgaaaTCGACTGAACCATCTATATCTGCTAATTATAGGCAATGGCACGGTAACGGAAGGAAGCTTCCTATCAGAACACTTCCtcaaatttgtttgttttaaattctagTAAGTTTTTCATAACCGAAGGATATTTCATTTGCAGACATTCTCTGTTGCACAAAAGTCTGAATATTAAGTCAACTTAAGTTCGTAATATTCCCGTCAGGGATTAAAGGCATTATTTACCCTAACTTGCGTAGTAACTGATTTTTAGCTCTTACTTGGGTGCCTATTAAGAAAGATTGTGCTAATCACTTATCCATATGCAACATCATAACTTTTTCTAAAACACATTAATGTCTGGAGGATGGACGTGGAGTAAGAGGGACAATACAGAAAAACAGAAGACACAGAAACAAAtgatttattcagtaaaattcacattacaatATTCACAAATACTTCACAGGGTTTAACAATTGAAACACagtaacaaaaacattattacacATATAGATATCATCACTGTTTGTTTGATTGTCTTCTTACTTGTggacctgtctgtctgtttacaagatatcacaaaaactatttttggaTGTCAATTGAAGACTATGAAAGGATGGTCTTAGGGCCAAGAAAGATTAAATTAGGTTTCTAGATGAATCTCAATGCAAACGGAATATGTTTCCTGGCGTTGGAGATGAGCAATCTCAGAGATCTTTATAGTTTTGCTTGGATGCAGGTTGTGtcaaaataatcttgaaaaagtTCCTGAAGTCGTGATAGTTACTAGTAAGGAGTAAATGCATAATTCTGGACTGTATAGTGATCGAAATGCTTGACTTAGGTTGTCTATTTGCCATATTTTCCATGGCCGATTGCACCAGTGTGTACTGGCTTAGGGATAGGTGGAACTCCTACTCCACCATGAACTCCCCCAACTCCAACTGCGCCACCAGGAACTCCACCTACTCCTCCAACACCACCATGAACTCCCCCTACTCCTCCAACACCACCGGGAACTCCTCCAACTCCTACACCACCAAGAACTGGTCCCACGCCTCCAACTGGCCGCACTCCGCTGAAATGAAATGACTTTTATTAGCAATTTTTGCTATTGTTATGCATagatttttaagtaaattttccatactacataAGTTTCACCGAAAACATAAAAGTGAGTTATTTACAAAGATTAGATAAAGAAAATGTTGCCAGTTTCTTACCCAGCTCCACCACCATAGCCAGGCCTGCCTGGTTCGGGAATGGCGGCAACGCTGCACACCAGAGCGATGGCGGCGATCTGAAGGGAATGAAAAGAATTGCAAGTTAGGTTCAAGATTAAGCgagagagaaacagtaattaTAAGTTAAATTCCAGACTAAAAGTTATGCAGATGTCCGAATTGTTCATTGGTTTATACAAAGAAATTCCTGACTGAAGTTAAGGTGAAAGCGTTTTACCTAAGAAAACTTAATCTTTTGTTAATTAGCATAACAGACGATAACAAATGATGTACCAACAAAGACATCCAATGTGATAACGAAGGAAACTAAAACTAGAAaccttttatttctaaaatatacaaGATATACGAATTCtagcaaagattaaaatttttggAATGATAAAGATCCTTACCAAAACGGAGGCACGCATGTTGACGTTAGGACTGAAGTGAGAACCTTGAACTTCCTCAGTGTGCTTGGAATGAGTTCTAGTTGTGTTTTCCAGCTTCTTGGGCGCTTATATACACCATCAACCGCAAGCAGCTCTTGCTTTTTCCAGACCCTTTTCGGTGACGTCACTCACTTTCCCAGAACAAGTTTCTTAGCTCAACTGCTTTGAGGACACGCGCCTTCTTCTTGTCGTTGCATTAACGAGTTTATTAACTTGATAGAATGCCATTGACAGGTAGACTAATTTAATCGATATGTAAATGATGTAAATGAACATCTTCCGCAAAACAGACTAAAATAACACTTggaactttttattattaatattatattgagCCAGCTTCCAAGGGCTGTTGACCTTAGCAACTTATAAAACTGAACCCAGAGCTACTTCCCCCCGTCCCCCcgccccacttctctctctctctctctctctctctctcttttctctct
This window contains:
- the LOC136848467 gene encoding ctenidin-3-like — its product is MRASVLIAAIALVCSVAAIPEPGRPGYGGGAGGVRPVGGVGPVLGGVGVGGVPGGVGGVGGVHGGVGGVGGVPGGAVGVGGVHGGVGVPPIPKPVHTGAIGHGKYGK